Below is a genomic region from Culicoides brevitarsis isolate CSIRO-B50_1 chromosome 2, AGI_CSIRO_Cbre_v1, whole genome shotgun sequence.
ataataaaaatttgtattattttacaaaaaaaaacttaaaaattaaaataatcatataataaaaattaataatttgtatgatttttttaataatttttttttataaattttaaaaatataaataaaaaattatttatttaaaaaacaattaatattgGATTAATATCTAACctatactttatttatttttttactaaatattcatatattttttttatataaattttaacaatttattatatattttatataatttataaaatttattttttattttagtttttaatttaatttttaatttaaataattttttttaatttttaaagtaaattattttcataataataattttttaaaataataaaacaatgaattaattaaaaaattattaatttaaattaattaaaaataaataaaaatttacgaacaaaaacttaaaattaaaaaaatgtaaacatttgTAACTTTGAATTATTGATTatcattataatatttaaaaaaaaattgtatattttaataatttttatacaattataatttaaaattaatttaaaaatattataaatcaataaaattttgatataaaatatactttacaaaaaatatatcatatacaaacatatataattaacgaacaaaattttcaaaaatattctgtCACTTAATTTTTGACGCATCCAGGCatcaaaacaacattttagCATCAGAACGAGGTAAgaatcattcatttttttaacaaatttctacttttaatgatgaattctgattatttcttgaattaaaactaagattttaataatcttACGTGTTTAATTATGATCTATAACTAATCTTCTCTCTGaaaataattcatcaaaaatgcttttaaacaatttttctgacaaaaaataacaaaaatttaattttttcttacagaaAGACGACAATTTGGgattcaaaaatcaagaagcAGGTAGTTTTAAGgacaaaaattgtacaaaaaaataaataaaaaatattttttagttaaaattaaagttttattttgtatcaGACTGAATTTCATTCTTGTTACatcaaataaagttaaaaataagagGTTGTGTAGTAGAATTCGTTAATTAGAGTAGCGACAGACAATCACAAAAAACGTAATTAGTAGCGATGAATGGAGGAGGGGTAATGCGAAGGGTTTCCACTGGATGGCGGTCGAGGTCCGTAACTCACTTGAGGGAGGTTTCCGCCAGATTTTACgacctaaaatttatttttttaaaaaaatctctcaaaataaatgaaattttcaaaattacctGTCCCGGATTCTGTCCCATTTGTATCTGGTAGAGCGGAATTTGATCGCGTCGCAACGTCGCCATGCTATCGTAGGCGGATTGTCGGAGATCGGGTCTCACATCTTGATGTTTGACGTCAATGTGATAAATATTCGCAGGTTGACTCTTGTTTGGCGGCACATCGTGCTTAATTTGCGACGAAGAAGGTGCCGGAGGGTATCCATGTCGAATCCCGTGGTACGGATACATCTGCGGTTTGCCTTGTTGCTGCGGCACGTGATACGGAATTGCTGTCGTAATCGCTGTCGGACGATATTGCATCGATTTATTCCACAAAACGGCTCGTTCGTTCGCACGTCGATGATCTTCGGGCACGGGACGATGATAATTCGGGGTTGGCGGCGACGGTGATCGCTTCCTCTTGTGCATCGGATGATTATTTTCGGGTCCGCGCCCGCCACTGCCCTGATTTCCGGCATTCGTTTGCGGATATTGTTGGTACGGCGGAATAAAAGATTGCGGAATTTGCGAACTGGCTTTGCTGGCGGGCGGAAAACTCTCTTGCGGCGCATCCTTTTCCGATTGTCGCTTGCGATTATCGTCTTTGTTGAGGACTTTTTTCAGCTGAATGAACAATTTTGACTTTTCCTTCTTCAAATCTTCGAGTTTTCGTTCCAGCAAGTTAATTTGTTCGGTTGTTTCGCCGAGCGTCATGACATTTTCCTTTTCGCGTGCCTCACGTTCCTTCCGGAGACGCTCTTTGTCGACCTCAGCTTCGAGTTCTgcgaaaattgaagaaaaatttgaattttttttaagaaatttacaaaaaaaatcaatattaccCTCTTTTTTACGCTTCCTCTCGGACAACACATGCCGCTTAATTGCCGCCCAGAGCTTTTCCTGCTGCTCCGTTTTCTCTGCTTTTGCCGCCGCAGCAGCTGCAGGCATTTTGAGGTACTTTTTCGCACTTATTTTGACTATTTTGAAGcactttttcactaaaaaacaaagaaataaaattacacgGCGTTTGTTTTTCGtcaatttgatggttttgacaTCACGCAGCGccttatcaaatttattcgcGGTACCATCGCGAGCGCATTCGACTCAcccatattgattttttagaaaaaaaatatttttaaaactaaaaaatcacaaaaatccacaaaaaatcttaaaaaataatgctcCTTACTTGTTTTCTTGTCTCCTCCTATCcgtttttaggtaaaaatgatcctttttgttcttttgttcTCCACAGGCAAACAGACGAACGTCACCCGAGAACAATGGAAATCCCAAAAAACGCCTTTCGCATGACGTTTAAGACGTCAAACAGCAATTCTTACTTTGcgtaaacaatttttcgtgatttttacGAGAATTTACCCGGAAAACCTCGAATTCTCAaggaatttaaatcaaaaattgccttaaaatcaatttttcataagaaattgtacaaaaatattaaaaaaccgATAGATTTCAAGAGAATTTCAGGTCTTCGTGAATTTTTGCTGCatcatttttgacttttttaacgagttgttgttgtacgAGCGCGGTAAAGATGAGCCTCAATGAGTACAAGCTGAGTTGCGAGCTGGCAGGACATTCTTTGGATGTAAGAGCTGTCACGGAAGGACCTGACGGGACAATTATTTCCGGTTCGCGTGATAAAACGGCGAAAATTTGGAAGCCAGAGgggtaaaaagtttaattttttttaatttttcaaggaaattttttttaaatttttattttttttcgatttttaggaATGGATTCACAGAAATTCTCACGATGAAAGACCATTCGAACTTTGTGGGAGCGGTTTGTGTTGTAAATGATAAGAATTGGATCTGTACCGGCAGCAATGACAGCACAATTTGCATCTATCAGTTCAACACGGTAAAGCCCTTTATGACGCTCAAAGGTCACACGGGCACCGTTTGTTCGATCGCCAATGCCAACAAAGAAGGTCAAATTCTCTCCGGAAGTTGGGATAAAACTGCCAAATTATGGACCATCAACGACACCGGCTTCACTTGTGTCACCTTTGAAGGGCACGAAGCGGCGGTTTGGGCAGTTTGCACGTTAAAATCCGGCAAATACGCGACGGGAAGTGCCGATAAATTCATCCGTTTGTGGGATTCGAAGGGACAAAAACTCGTCGTGCTCAAAGGACACACGGATTGTGTGCGGGGATTAGCCCCCCTTGCTGACGGAGGACTGCTAAGTTGCTCAAATGACGGCACAATTCGACGTTGGAACGATTCCTGGGAGTGCGTTAATGAATTTCACGGACATAGTAACTACATTTATACAATTTCCATCATGGATGAAGACACTTTTGTGACAGGAGGCGAAGACAGTACAATCCGAATGTGGAGCGTTTCGCAGGGAAAATCGCTTGGAGATGAGATTCAATTGCCCGCACAGAGCGTATGGACTGTTACTTGCATGAAAAACTCGGATATCGTCGTTGGAACGAGCGACGGAATGATTCGCGTTTTCACAAAAACCCCCGATCGAGTCGCTTCTGAACAAATTCTCGCTAGTTTTACGCTCGCGGTACAGACAAGAATTGCTGAAAGTAGCAAAGAGTTAGGAGGAGTGAAAGTTAATGACTTACCGGGGCCTGAAGCGTTGTTGCAAGACGGCACACAAGAAGCCCAAACGAAGCTCATAAGACAACCAAAcgggaaaattttgtgttatcaATGGTTGGCGGGCAAATGGGAGTGTTTGGGAGATGTTACAGGGGCTTCGGGTGGCTCGCAAAAGACATCGGGCAAAACGTTGTTCGAAGGGAAGGAATATGATTACGTTTTTACAGTTGATATTCAAGAAGGAGCGCCGCCAATTAAGCTTCCGTATAATTTGGGCGAAGATCCGTGGGTTGTAGCGCAGAAATTTATCCACAAACATGAACTGCCTCAAGTTTATTTGGATCAAGTTGCGAATTTTATTGTGCAAAATTCGGAAAGTGTTCCTGTGATTGGATCtgggtgagtttttttaaatgaattttaaaagatttaatgaattttgatgaaaaaatttcaaaatgtgcattggggttgaaaaattaaaatgtgcattgggattaaacCTTCGAATTATGTAttggggaaaaatttaatatgaattttgactcaaattgaaaaaatttgaagaaaaaaaattaaaaaaattggaatattgatgaaaactttaaaatatgcaataggaaaaaatattaaaatgtgacatgggatgaaaaatttaaaattatacaatggagtaaattttaaaaatgcaaattgagaaaaataatttcaaaatctttaatgcgacaaaaaagttaaaaaaaagtcaaattacaaaaaaaaatttaaattgtgcattgggacaatattttagaatgttcattgggattaaagaattttatttttcattgggtttttctcaaaatatagATCtagaatgcaaattttgatgaaaattaaaaaaaatatgcaataaaaaaaatttaaaatgttaaatgggaaaaaagtcggaagaaaatttcaaaatatgcattgggataaaaaaattaaaatttgcatttttaagaaaatttaaaattttgtaatgggACAAATGTTaagaaagtaaattttgaactaaaatttcaaaatattcaataaataaaaaaaattatatacgaattcaaaaaaaaaattcttaaattatgcATTAGGACAAGATTTaagaatgttcattgggatacaatttttcaattttgcattgggcttgttccaaaattttatattaaaatggaaaatagagataaacattgaaaatatatgtaataagaaaaacattttaaatgtgaaatgggataaatatttaaaaatatgcattgggacaaaataatttaaatatacattgggcaaaaaaattaaaatcaaaataaaagtatgaaaaaacaTAACATTTGCAATAGGAtaacatttaattataaaaaaaacgcagTAGGACATAAATTTGAAAcgtaaattcaagaaaaaaattttaaatgtgcattgggtcaaaaatttaaaatttgcaataggtggttaaaaattatttttttgacaattttctaaatttttctttcaaattttcctttttagaGGCTACGCTGATCCCTTTACGGGCGAAGGACGTTACGTGCCAGGAGCAGGAAACGATTTTCAAGTCACTGCAGCAAATGCTGATCCATTCACAGGCGGTTCGAGTTACACGACGACAACAAATGGCTCTTCAGCTCCCGTTATTCCAATGGATACAGGAGCAAATTTCGATCCGTTCACAGGAACTTCGAGCTATACTTCGTCAAATGGCAGAAAATATCGCGGCATCAAACATTATCCGAACAAAGATTATCATACACTCGCAACTTATGACGCTGccaaaattttactgaaattacagtgagttttcatgaaatttttttaaaaattttatttaaaaaaaaattaattttttttagggaatTCAACATTAAAAGCGGCGGCGAACAACAATTCTCAAAAGAACTCTTGGAAAATGTCGTCGCAATCGCTGGAACCACAAACGCTGACGATATTACCGACGAAACGGAACGAACtctcaaaaaaatgtacagCTGGCCTCAAGATTGTCTCTTCCCCGTGCTCGATGTCATCCGTTTAGCAATTCGCACGGAGCAagtttgctcaaaaattgtcaatttcgaGTTATTAACGATCATCATTGAGAATTTAGAAGCTGGATCTCCCGCCGCAAATCGTATCATGGCAATTCGTTGTTTGAGCAACATGATAACGCATCGCTGGGGTCGTTGCATGATCGATGCAAAGTTCGAGGGCATCATGAACGGGGTGAGAGGCGTCAAAAGTGGCAATGTCGCCGTGCAAAATGCCCTTTCCGTGCTCTTTTTGAACCTCTCGATTGCTCAACTCGATGTCGCCGTGAGcgaaaattgcaagaaaatcGCCGAATGTGTTGTCGATGCCTTGATGTGGGTCACGGAAGTTGATGCGATTTTCAGAATGTATCAAGCCATCGGAAATATGACGGAAACGGCATACAAGAAAGTCGTTCTCGAGGTTGTCACGTCGATGGAAATTGTTGTTGAGAAGATGAAGGGACATGCGGAGGGACGAGATACCGATAATTATGAACGTTTGCGAGAAATTGCCTCAGATCTCTATGAAATggttaaacaataataattattatatttaaattaggtattcGCTTTTTTAAGATATTCGTACTgttcagtaaaaattaaataaagaactttttcacgagaaaattttaaagacagaaaataaaattcaaataaaatctgtGTCAGAgccttttttgtcaaatcttggtccagggctctaatttatcattttttatcattttgcaactcaaaactgccaaaaaattgaaactgaaaaaaatttttttctttgacatagttttggttttgaaaactaaatcaagaaaaaaactgtgtcaaaaactgtgtcaaagcaatttttgccaaatcttgctccaaatgaataaaaatttgtcagagggctctattttatcatttttaatcattttataactcaaaactgccaaaaaattgaaactgaaaaaaatttttttctttgacatagttttggttttgaaaactaaatcaagaaaaaaactgtgtcaaagcaatttttgccaaatcttgctccaaatgaataaaaatttgtcagagggctctattttatcatttttaatcattttataactcaaaactgccaaaaaattgaaactgaaaaaaatttttttctttgacatagttttgttttgaaaactaaatcaaaaaaaaaactgtgtcaaagcaatttttgtcaaatcttgctccaaatgaataaaaatttgtcagagggctctattttatcatttttaatcattttataactcaaaactgccaaaaaattgaaactgaaaaaaatttttttctttgacatagttttggttttgaaaactaaatcaagaaaaaaactgtgtcaaaaactgtgtcaaagcaatttttgccaaatcttgctccaaatgaataaaaatttgtcagagggctctattttatcatttttaatcattttataactcaaaactgccaaaaaattgaaactgaaaaaaatttttttctttgacatagttttggttttgaaaactaaatcaagaaaaaaactgtgtcaaaaactgtgtcaaagcaatttttgccaaatcttgctccaaatgaataaaaatttgtcagagggctctattttatcatttttaatcattttgcaactcaaaactgccaaaaaattgaaactgaaaaaatttttttctttgacatgtttaaataaattttaatttttaataatttttttttttactctgaatgaatgatttttttatttttttttttcataaaattctgaaaatcaaaattcaaaccttaacgaattcaaatttcaaacgaGGTCAGCTGATCGTAAAATGAGGCGTACAAAAGTGCAAAACCGTAAATGAGGCACCccaaaaagagaaatttatcaCTTCAGATCGTCTCCTATCAATTGATGCGCTTCTTTGCCGAGccgatcaaaaaatcaaatttctccaaaaaataaggaaaaatatcCCTCAAAACCGCGTAGGATTCAAAGCACAAAGTCTgctgaagaaaaatcaaacaaaaactttgcGAAATAATGCGAAGAGAGGACCAAACGCGAACGAAATAAATCGAGCTCGAagcgttgttatttttttgtgtatgggTATGTGTGTGTGGCATTTTGGAAATATGCACTGAACCATGCATCTCAACtaatttcttgcatttttcttGCAGTAAAAGCCTTTCGCTGCACCATCAGTCATGGCAGAAGTGGAAAATATGGAGACTGTGTCGGAGGCAGTAGCGGAAAAGCCTGAAACTGAAGATGCGGGTACCTTGGAGGCAAGTATCGAAGCCGAATTGGGTGAAATTGTCAAGCAGGACGACGAGAAACCGAAAGTTGTGCCAAAATTGCAAGTTTTGGAggacaaaattatcaaaccGGCATCGCCTGTGACGCAAAATCCCGTTGAAATTGCATTAATTCAGCTGCAAGAGACTCCGATTGGGGTTCGAGGACGTCCTAAGAAGACAAATCCGTCGGATGAGAGCTCCAATGGTTCAGGACAACTGTTTCAAAGTCGCAATAAATTGAGACGAACGTTTGTGACAAGCGAAGAACTCGACAAAGAACTGGAAGCGACGATGCAAGAGCTTGAACCGGGATCATCGGGTGCTGTTCATGTCGTTACGAACAATGGCAATAAAGGAGCTTCTGTAAAAATTAAGGATCAAGACCTCATTGCGATTCTTGAAGGGAATGACAGTGCCGAAGTTGTCACTCATGTCGAAAAAAAGGCGGGAGCGGTAATTTTAGATGTTCTTGAACCTCCGCAGGCAACACATCCCGACCCCGAAGACGAAGCTGAGATCGCATTACAACAAATGATGAGTCTACCGAAGCCCAAACGTGGCAGAAAATCGAAACACGAAACGACGACGGATCTCGTGAGTTCCATAGTCGACGATTGGAGCGATAACGAAGTCGAATTCGAGGTAACTGCCGATTCAAAGTCAAATAATACAACAACGTACACAGTTTCGCCCGTTTCTCGTGTCAATAAGCCCGCAGTTCAACCCGCAACGAAGAGCGGGGCAGCAAAACGCAAACAAACGCAAGCCGTTGTCTCGGATGATGCGGGTTCTGTTGAGATAATTCAAACTGTTGAACCTCCACGCATCCTAAATGCCGCCAAAGTAACGTCTCCCATCAAATTTGAACGTCGTCGCGTCATTAAAAAGAAAGTTATTTGGGATCCGGATGATCCAACGCCACCTGTTGGCACGCGAATCGGCAACACAACCatcaaaaaagtgacaaatgtCGTAAAAACCGAAAATGAAGACGAATCGCCGGCAATTACGGAGGAAAAGAAACCCGTTGTTGTTGCggttaacaagaaaaaacgcACCGGAAAGTCTGAAATCGATAAATTACTCGGGGATGAGGGCGCTGTTAACATGCTGTACTCCGTCGAGCGTGAAAATAACTCGGATTTGCCGGAAATTAAGACCGCAATGGAAGAACAACTGATCGACGTCGAGgaagaacaaaataatttgctgaaaaaagcCAACGCCCTCAAGCGGGCAGtcatcaaacaaacaaaatctcCTCCGACAACAACGCCATCTCGTGCTGCTCGTGCGAAACGTGCTCCAACTCCGACGCCTTCTCCTCCAACTACTTCCGCGACACCTTCAGCAACTGCAACAGCTACAAATGCCTCATCTGCTGCCGCGAAAAAACAAACTCCcgcaaaaaaacggaaaaccAATCAAAACGATTCGTGGGATTATGTCTACAAAGCGCGTCAAAATGACGATTCGATGATCGTAAGACGTCGTTCGAACAGTTCGTACTCTTCAACAACGAGTCCGCGTCGTTTGTCGCTCGATCAATCGCAACTCGATGACTCGCAA
It encodes:
- the LOC134830597 gene encoding G protein pathway suppressor 2 produces the protein MPAAAAAAKAEKTEQQEKLWAAIKRHVLSERKRKKEELEAEVDKERLRKEREAREKENVMTLGETTEQINLLERKLEDLKKEKSKLFIQLKKVLNKDDNRKRQSEKDAPQESFPPASKASSQIPQSFIPPYQQYPQTNAGNQGSGGRGPENNHPMHKRKRSPSPPTPNYHRPVPEDHRRANERAVLWNKSMQYRPTAITTAIPYHVPQQQGKPQMYPYHGIRHGYPPAPSSSQIKHDVPPNKSQPANIYHIDVKHQDVRPDLRQSAYDSMATLRRDQIPLYQIQMGQNPGQVVKSGGNLPQVSYGPRPPSSGNPSHYPSSIHRY
- the LOC134831896 gene encoding phospholipase A-2-activating protein; this encodes MSLNEYKLSCELAGHSLDVRAVTEGPDGTIISGSRDKTAKIWKPEGNGFTEILTMKDHSNFVGAVCVVNDKNWICTGSNDSTICIYQFNTVKPFMTLKGHTGTVCSIANANKEGQILSGSWDKTAKLWTINDTGFTCVTFEGHEAAVWAVCTLKSGKYATGSADKFIRLWDSKGQKLVVLKGHTDCVRGLAPLADGGLLSCSNDGTIRRWNDSWECVNEFHGHSNYIYTISIMDEDTFVTGGEDSTIRMWSVSQGKSLGDEIQLPAQSVWTVTCMKNSDIVVGTSDGMIRVFTKTPDRVASEQILASFTLAVQTRIAESSKELGGVKVNDLPGPEALLQDGTQEAQTKLIRQPNGKILCYQWLAGKWECLGDVTGASGGSQKTSGKTLFEGKEYDYVFTVDIQEGAPPIKLPYNLGEDPWVVAQKFIHKHELPQVYLDQVANFIVQNSESVPVIGSGGYADPFTGEGRYVPGAGNDFQVTAANADPFTGGSSYTTTTNGSSAPVIPMDTGANFDPFTGTSSYTSSNGRKYRGIKHYPNKDYHTLATYDAAKILLKLQEFNIKSGGEQQFSKELLENVVAIAGTTNADDITDETERTLKKMYSWPQDCLFPVLDVIRLAIRTEQVCSKIVNFELLTIIIENLEAGSPAANRIMAIRCLSNMITHRWGRCMIDAKFEGIMNGVRGVKSGNVAVQNALSVLFLNLSIAQLDVAVSENCKKIAECVVDALMWVTEVDAIFRMYQAIGNMTETAYKKVVLEVVTSMEIVVEKMKGHAEGRDTDNYERLREIASDLYEMVKQ
- the LOC134831170 gene encoding uncharacterized protein LOC134831170, which codes for MAEVENMETVSEAVAEKPETEDAGTLEASIEAELGEIVKQDDEKPKVVPKLQVLEDKIIKPASPVTQNPVEIALIQLQETPIGVRGRPKKTNPSDESSNGSGQLFQSRNKLRRTFVTSEELDKELEATMQELEPGSSGAVHVVTNNGNKGASVKIKDQDLIAILEGNDSAEVVTHVEKKAGAVILDVLEPPQATHPDPEDEAEIALQQMMSLPKPKRGRKSKHETTTDLVSSIVDDWSDNEVEFEVTADSKSNNTTTYTVSPVSRVNKPAVQPATKSGAAKRKQTQAVVSDDAGSVEIIQTVEPPRILNAAKVTSPIKFERRRVIKKKVIWDPDDPTPPVGTRIGNTTIKKVTNVVKTENEDESPAITEEKKPVVVAVNKKKRTGKSEIDKLLGDEGAVNMLYSVERENNSDLPEIKTAMEEQLIDVEEEQNNLLKKANALKRAVIKQTKSPPTTTPSRAARAKRAPTPTPSPPTTSATPSATATATNASSAAAKKQTPAKKRKTNQNDSWDYVYKARQNDDSMIVRRRSNSSYSSTTSPRRLSLDQSQLDDSQDAPETETSTSEVPETTTETATKANPPPTKKPRGKNFEFAKPNAKKSANKKPLDTSKLVEQIRGKLKPKPFNLTPIKPVVPQVLSPDKRKALDSKQLSIKKYDKFAILTLPSIDGKVKDCLTLQLLNKIIAALKQLENDTLCNAVVITSAGTDFCRGINYNILVQIDEEKRSNAAREFASAVRKFIFALATFPKPLICSLQSGEACGIGVTILPLFDIVLARDDVKLSAPYGLMGYFPEGLSVLRLLNKIKNRTVSDLFYCNRSLTAEEGIEHELVTRTFSRSNFNDEVLSTARAVVASSTQALLSIKATLTKDLIEQIDEALAEEEQILIQHWTSAECQEKFRNFLINGHW